The DNA region TCCCGTCTTAGCTATAGTTAGTGCCCCCTTTAACGATTTTGCATTTACCTGTTCAAGCACGCCGTCTGTATTTTCATTTGGCCCCAACATTCCATTTAGATTAAAAAGTATAGCTGCTTTTTTTCCTTTATTAGGGTAGGAATATTTGTGAAAGCCTACACGCGTTGTGCTGGTTAAGTCTACATCTATATCATATTTTTCAAGTTCTAAATAATGATGTCCTGGAGATGTTTTTTCAGTATCGTGACTGAATTTTGACTTAAAATCGGTAAATATTGATTTCTGATTGGAGTCGTCTATTGTTACAGGCATAACCGATAAACCCGAAAGCTGCCAAGCGTGAATGTGGCTAAAACCTTGAACGGTATCAACCTTATATCTATACCCGCTTCCCCAAGCACCATCTACTTCTGTATCTGGACTAAGGTTCACCATCCCGAAAGGCCTACTGGCGGAAGAAAAGAAAAACCATCTTGAATTTTCCGTGTCTAGTTGAGGGTAGACCAAGTCTACCGGATCTATAGCCTTAACGGTACCTTTTGTTTCTACCTTTGACTCACATGAAGAGAGTATACCAGCTATTATGATGTAAATCCCGTAGAAAGGAATTTTTGAAAATAAATTCATGTGCTATGATCTTTAACTTTTTGTATTCAGGTTCGATTCTATCTTATCTAACATTTCGAAAGTTGGAAACCCATTGTTCGGTCTTCTAATTTCCGGATTGTACCAATTCTTCCATTTAGGTGCTTTATCACCACTTTTCCTATTTTCATAAACCACTTCCAATTGAGCTCTGGCGGACGGCAGCATCAATTTGATTGCATTTAATGTCTTCTCTTCCGAAGTTTCTTCATATTGCTTTTTCATAATTGCCATCTCATGCAACGTGCGTTCAAACTGAATTAAATCTTGATATAGAACTACTGGCAAATAGATGTAATCATGATAAAAAACTCTATTTGACATTGCTTTCTTCAACCCTATTTTAGCCTCTTTAACAGAAATATCTATCAACCCTTCAATAGCTTCTACCCGTTCCAGGTCATTTTCAACTCTTTTATAATCATGAGGAACAGGCGATTTCCCGGGACGTTGTATCGGACTATCCGACAAATAAGAAATAGCTTCCCTTATCTCCCATAGATGCTGCACATATCCAATTCGTTCTTTTTGAGCTTCATGCAAAGCTTTCATTGAAGACACTGCGTATTTAGCACTGGTTTCATTGAAATAGCGCTCTGTCCAATTTTTATAAAACGATGAAGCATAAAAAGTATCGGGATCATTACACACCTCTGAATATGCCTCTATATTAAGTAAAAACGGCCTAAAATTTTGTCCATTTACCAAACAAAACTTATCAGCATCGTAAGCGCTGAACATTTCTTTCATTACCGTCTCTACTTTTTCTGGGTAAGGATTGTGTACGGTATGATTTAACCAGAAGCCCGCATGCATATAGGTTCCAAAATTGTAACCGTCCGTGGTTTTTGGTAGATGCTCAAAATCTCCAAAACCATGATCGGACCATGTAACTATCCAATCCTTGGGAGGTCTAAAACCATCGTTCCACATTTCCATTCCATCTGAATAGCACACCAATACTTTATGCGCGTCCGGCTTGTATTCATCTACTATATCCCCAAAAGCTTTATAAACTTCATTAAAAACCTCTATTTTCTCCTCGCCACAACTACTTTCATACTCCCAGTCCCATACTTGATGACGTGGACGTAAAATGAATATATCTGTTTTACGAAGCGGAGTTTTCTCTAAATAATAACGCCATGCCGTGATCCAATCTTCTTTGTACTCTTGCCAACAAGTAGCTTTATCAGCAGACATAGGGTGTATTTGATACCCAAGCGCAAAATCTATTGCTACTTTCATGCCTTTACTTTGGGCGTAGTCTATCATTTTTTCAACATAAGCTACATCTACTTGGTAATCTGTCAATTCTTTGTATTCAGGTCTGATAAAAAATTCCGGTCGCCCCAACATATCAAAAAGTTGAATGGCATTATATCGCAACCGAACCAATGAATTGATCATCTGAGTATAACTCTCCCAATCATATTCCAAAAGGTTTCCACGGTAGTTAGCCAACTCGTCCACATCATTTTCAAAATAACATAACAATGGTACTTTTGGTGGTGCAATATGTCTATCTTCAAAAGTAACAAGGTCCATAAGTGTCTTTTTAGCCACTTCTTTACCAGTCCAGTACTGTAATGGGTCTACACCTAATACCTCTTTTGAAAAATCATAAATTGAATATTGAAGTCCTTGTACATCTGAACCGGCTATTACAATTACTTTTCTTTTATTTTTTAAAGTTGTTTTAGCCCAAATACCACCTCTAGGACCAGGATAAACGCCAGTAACTTCTATTTTTTTCG from Zobellia alginiliquefaciens includes:
- a CDS encoding glycosyl hydrolase 115 family protein, which encodes MINKLDFNRFLLLLPLFSLFWFYSFSNVPESSCYLLIGTGANETELNAVDDFKTDIQKATLAKVKVVSNIKEVPENAMVIVVGTPESNVLITALNKSKKIEVTGVYPGPRGGIWAKTTLKNKRKVIVIAGSDVQGLQYSIYDFSKEVLGVDPLQYWTGKEVAKKTLMDLVTFEDRHIAPPKVPLLCYFENDVDELANYRGNLLEYDWESYTQMINSLVRLRYNAIQLFDMLGRPEFFIRPEYKELTDYQVDVAYVEKMIDYAQSKGMKVAIDFALGYQIHPMSADKATCWQEYKEDWITAWRYYLEKTPLRKTDIFILRPRHQVWDWEYESSCGEEKIEVFNEVYKAFGDIVDEYKPDAHKVLVCYSDGMEMWNDGFRPPKDWIVTWSDHGFGDFEHLPKTTDGYNFGTYMHAGFWLNHTVHNPYPEKVETVMKEMFSAYDADKFCLVNGQNFRPFLLNIEAYSEVCNDPDTFYASSFYKNWTERYFNETSAKYAVSSMKALHEAQKERIGYVQHLWEIREAISYLSDSPIQRPGKSPVPHDYKRVENDLERVEAIEGLIDISVKEAKIGLKKAMSNRVFYHDYIYLPVVLYQDLIQFERTLHEMAIMKKQYEETSEEKTLNAIKLMLPSARAQLEVVYENRKSGDKAPKWKNWYNPEIRRPNNGFPTFEMLDKIESNLNTKS